A window from Paenibacillus polymyxa M1 encodes these proteins:
- a CDS encoding S-layer homology domain-containing protein — protein MKIKKHLSTLLVTSLLVGGFIGFGIKTEASGSFNTKYQLLSPGEVNLYWDQQPISGNYWIYRDNVLLGKVPAGYVPSFWDEEATPGTHVYRIDAIDTVTGTKLIDSESITVNTKEADEALPTSFKIGNRTASVNASFVKIGGVVFRPLADNYLISSKAVVESNWLPSNWKKNDFSNSGLDKKIENTWLPTLNDTEYESLKVTSYSAPGWEGNLITNPIVDERAVPPTMKELLKYSSLYDIPTENLNAGQFVRDKMFNNSITYVYGSSDNIHKIRVHRSTSSSFPTALVITLKSSTKLSGEGTSRNPYTISSVGPENPSLQTPNGLKLVSSKAGHTSFSWDIVEKATSYIVKRDGIDIGTVSTTVFEDSSTVAGSSYNYTITAKGTDGSSSQESASLKIDVQAPPVLKAPANFKELGKTHNSVLLGWDAVVGATSYQLTSDGSVAYEGSNTQINISSLSPGDYTFKVKAISDGISGPESIVKVSIKENTLDYPIGLSVTNATYNTISLKWNSVNGAESYIIQRDGVEVGRTTNTNFSDENVQPGAQYDYGVMAINGSIKSENSKLTVTVPTKPIEGLAPGIPSGFKVTRAYADKVKLQWATVSDATYYDLIRDSGTLVYRGPLTAITDETTGPEESYTYHIIAANQFGKSLPSSTIAVTTPAEAPAIVVSPSPVVEGTITFKFNMVEGAQSYKVERNPEVTYDNNGNGTFHLTYFNTVTGETRDYGNVTPIDNKLPFYETGVDPGKDYHYEITAIRMSSLGIPEVIGKSEVSINTPSDGSGVTIPAEEDSTQDKPGDKSKSKKNKDSHEDVISNNSTGKAITGSSGSTLSSVKNSISPDSSKRFAEITNAPQSTVSESTYMFTDLTGNFAEQAVYSLAKHGTIIGYEDGTFGPDKKISRAEFAIMLTRAMKYSSDEGYVNNFKDFDMNTWYSKELAVALNNKVTKGFDKDTYKPNSLIPREQAAVMVANIMRTKMADNGNEILYTDKNNIIDWARSDVLFTSSLDIFNGYSDGTFLPKRQITRAEAAVVIYRMLSKINNK, from the coding sequence ATGAAAATCAAGAAACATTTAAGTACACTGCTTGTAACAAGCTTATTAGTGGGAGGATTTATTGGTTTTGGTATTAAAACTGAGGCTTCTGGATCTTTTAATACAAAATATCAACTTTTAAGCCCCGGAGAAGTTAATTTATATTGGGATCAACAGCCAATAAGTGGGAACTATTGGATCTATCGTGATAATGTGCTTTTAGGAAAGGTGCCGGCTGGATACGTTCCTTCCTTCTGGGATGAAGAGGCAACACCTGGAACTCACGTTTATCGGATAGACGCGATTGACACAGTGACCGGAACCAAACTTATAGACAGTGAAAGTATCACTGTGAACACTAAAGAAGCTGATGAAGCCCTTCCAACTTCCTTTAAAATTGGAAATAGAACTGCGAGTGTTAATGCTTCATTTGTAAAAATAGGTGGGGTTGTCTTTAGACCGTTGGCCGATAATTATCTAATATCTTCTAAAGCAGTTGTAGAATCTAACTGGCTTCCATCAAACTGGAAGAAAAATGACTTTTCAAACTCAGGATTAGATAAGAAAATAGAAAACACTTGGTTGCCAACGCTAAATGATACTGAGTATGAATCACTTAAAGTTACATCATACAGCGCCCCAGGATGGGAAGGTAATCTAATTACTAATCCAATTGTAGATGAGCGGGCTGTCCCCCCTACCATGAAAGAACTACTGAAATATTCTAGTCTCTATGATATTCCGACAGAGAATCTAAACGCTGGACAGTTTGTAAGAGACAAGATGTTCAATAACTCTATAACTTATGTCTATGGTAGCTCTGACAATATTCATAAAATACGGGTTCACAGAAGTACTTCGAGCTCTTTTCCCACAGCTTTAGTTATAACTTTGAAGAGTTCAACCAAACTTTCAGGAGAAGGGACTAGTAGAAATCCATACACTATATCTAGTGTAGGTCCAGAAAATCCATCCTTACAAACTCCAAACGGGTTAAAGCTAGTGTCTTCTAAAGCAGGCCATACTTCTTTCTCCTGGGACATTGTAGAAAAAGCTACTTCTTACATTGTAAAACGCGATGGAATTGACATTGGGACTGTCAGTACTACAGTTTTTGAGGATAGCTCTACTGTAGCTGGCAGCTCTTATAATTATACTATTACTGCAAAAGGTACTGATGGTAGTAGTAGTCAAGAATCCGCTAGCCTGAAGATAGACGTACAGGCTCCCCCAGTATTAAAAGCACCCGCTAACTTTAAAGAACTTGGCAAAACTCATAATTCTGTACTTCTAGGCTGGGATGCTGTCGTGGGTGCAACATCCTATCAGTTAACTAGCGACGGTTCAGTAGCGTATGAAGGTTCTAATACTCAGATCAATATTTCCTCACTGAGTCCAGGGGATTATACCTTTAAAGTTAAAGCGATTTCAGACGGGATTTCAGGGCCCGAATCGATAGTAAAAGTTTCTATCAAAGAAAACACTTTGGATTATCCCATCGGTTTAAGCGTTACGAATGCAACTTACAACACTATTTCTCTTAAATGGAACTCAGTTAATGGCGCTGAAAGTTACATCATCCAAAGGGATGGAGTAGAAGTAGGTAGAACAACTAATACAAATTTTAGTGATGAGAATGTGCAGCCTGGTGCTCAATATGATTACGGTGTAATGGCAATTAATGGATCTATAAAAAGTGAAAATAGTAAATTGACAGTAACCGTTCCTACAAAACCTATTGAAGGATTAGCTCCTGGAATACCTAGTGGTTTTAAAGTAACTCGAGCTTATGCTGATAAAGTAAAATTACAGTGGGCAACTGTAAGTGATGCTACTTATTATGACCTGATTAGAGATTCAGGAACTCTTGTTTATCGTGGTCCATTGACCGCTATAACAGACGAGACAACTGGTCCTGAGGAATCATATACGTACCACATTATCGCAGCTAATCAGTTTGGTAAGAGCTTACCCTCCTCTACGATAGCAGTCACCACTCCTGCTGAAGCTCCTGCAATTGTAGTGAGTCCTTCTCCAGTAGTAGAAGGAACAATTACTTTTAAATTTAATATGGTAGAGGGAGCGCAAAGTTATAAAGTAGAGCGCAACCCTGAAGTGACATATGACAATAACGGTAATGGTACGTTTCATTTAACTTACTTCAACACTGTAACTGGAGAAACAAGAGATTATGGAAACGTCACTCCGATCGATAACAAACTACCTTTTTATGAAACAGGAGTTGACCCGGGCAAAGATTATCATTACGAGATCACTGCCATTCGAATGTCGTCACTTGGTATCCCTGAGGTCATAGGTAAGAGTGAAGTATCTATAAATACACCTTCTGATGGTAGTGGTGTTACAATCCCTGCAGAAGAAGACTCTACTCAAGATAAACCTGGGGACAAAAGTAAAAGTAAAAAGAACAAAGATTCTCACGAGGATGTTATTTCAAATAACAGCACTGGTAAAGCAATTACCGGAAGTAGTGGTAGTACTTTATCTAGTGTGAAAAATAGCATTAGCCCTGATAGCTCCAAAAGATTTGCTGAAATTACAAACGCACCTCAATCTACCGTTAGTGAATCCACATATATGTTCACTGACCTTACTGGAAACTTTGCAGAACAGGCTGTTTACTCATTAGCCAAGCATGGTACCATTATTGGTTATGAAGATGGTACCTTTGGACCCGATAAGAAAATATCTAGAGCCGAGTTTGCCATAATGTTAACAAGAGCTATGAAGTATTCAAGTGATGAAGGTTACGTAAACAATTTCAAAGATTTTGATATGAATACTTGGTATTCTAAAGAGTTGGCAGTCGCCTTGAATAACAAAGTCACTAAGGGCTTCGATAAAGATACCTACAAACCCAATTCCTTAATACCACGTGAACAAGCAGCTGTCATGGTTGCTAATATAATGAGAACTAAAATGGCGGATAACGGCAATGAAATTTTATACACCGACAAAAATAACATTATTGATTGGGCCAGATCTGATGTTCTTTTCACATCATCTCTAGATATTTTTAATGGTTACTCTGATGGAACTTTTCTCCCTAAACGACAGATAACCAGAGCAGAGGCAGCCGTTGTGATTTATAGAATGCTATCCAAAATCAATAATAAGTGA